The genomic segment AGCCGCTGGCCGTGCTCACCGCGTCCGAGCCGGTCATCTACGGCCGGTTCGGGTACGGCGCGGCGACCCGGCACATGAAGGCCGACATCGACACCACGCGGGTGTCGCTGTCCATGCCCGCCGGGACGGACGACGTACATCTTCGGTACGTTCGGCCCGCCGACGTCCACGAGGCCTGCGAGGCGCTGTACGCACGACGCGTGACGGAGCGTCCGGGCATGACGGCCCGGCAGCCCGGCTGGGAGCGGCTGGGGCTGCTCGACCCGCAGAGCGAGCGGAACGGCGCGTCGCCGCTGCAGTGCGTGGTCGCCGAGCGGGCGGGTGAACTCGTCGGGTACGTGCGGTTCGCGGTGAAGCCCGACTGGGAGTGGCAGGGCCCCAAGGGTTCGGTCCAGGTGCGCGACATCGAGGGTGTGGACCCGGCGGCGTACGCGGCGCTGTGGCGGTTCCTGTTCGACATCGACCTGACGTCATCGGTCGTCACCCGCAACCGTCCGGTCGACGACGCGCTGCTCGAGATGGTCTCCGACATCCGCCGCTGCGACGTCACGGTGCGGGATTCGTTGTACGTACGGCTCGTCGAGGTCGGCGCGGCCCTTGAGGCGCGGACGTATCAGGCGCCGCTGGACGTGGTCTTCGAGGTCGAGGACGCGTTCTGCCCCTGGAACGAGGGCCGTTGGCGCCTCACCGGCGACGCGAAGGGCGCGTCGTGCGAGCGCACGGCCGACGCGGCCGACCTCTCCTTGTCGGTACGCGAGCTCGGCGCCGCCTACCTCGGCGGT from the Streptomyces venezuelae genome contains:
- a CDS encoding GNAT family N-acetyltransferase, with the translated sequence MTTDVRVLGKADWDAWYGTLELAFGGVAESDEERELWRALTEHDRSIGVWDGDACVGTAGAFSFRMAVPGGALVETAGVTMVGVAATHRRRGILTSMMRRQLDDVRAWGEPLAVLTASEPVIYGRFGYGAATRHMKADIDTTRVSLSMPAGTDDVHLRYVRPADVHEACEALYARRVTERPGMTARQPGWERLGLLDPQSERNGASPLQCVVAERAGELVGYVRFAVKPDWEWQGPKGSVQVRDIEGVDPAAYAALWRFLFDIDLTSSVVTRNRPVDDALLEMVSDIRRCDVTVRDSLYVRLVEVGAALEARTYQAPLDVVFEVEDAFCPWNEGRWRLTGDAKGASCERTADAADLSLSVRELGAAYLGGTSLTSLAAAGRVRELRRGALAEASVAFGSDVAPWLSHGF